Proteins encoded within one genomic window of Humulus lupulus chromosome 1, drHumLupu1.1, whole genome shotgun sequence:
- the LOC133780014 gene encoding AT-hook motif nuclear-localized protein 23-like: MDEEDDGLEKTTASKEPGIVDIDSDFSNSCQPQQSLNVDDNDDDDDNNNFEPHSGGGFDLISGHHQNSGDMASRYPRGRPPSSMNKPKSSMIITRESANTLRAHILEVGSCCNVFDFVATYARKRQRGICVLSGSGTVTNITFRQLAAAGVVVTLHGRFEIISLSGSLLPSLAPPGATSLTVFLAGGQGQVVGGNVVGALIAAGPAIVIASSFTNVAYDSFFVTF; this comes from the exons AAGAAGATGACGGTTTGGAGAAAACAACTGCTTCAAAAGAACCAGGCATTGTTGACATAGACTCAGAC TTTTCCAATTCATGTCAACCGCAACAGTCACTCAACGTCGATGACAACGACGATGACGACGACAACAACAACTTTGAACCCCACTCAGGTGGGGGCTTTGATCTCATCTCGGGTCATCATCAAAACTCCGGTGATATGGCCTCACGCTACCCCAGAGGCCGACCACCTAGCTCGATGAACAAGCCAAAGTCATCGATGATCATCACACGAGAGAGCGCAAACACTCTCCGGGCCCACATCTTGGAGGTCGGAAGCTGCTGCAACGTCTTTGACTTTGTCGCCACCTATGCCCGGAAGCGGCAGCGTGGGATTTGTGTCCTCAGCGGAAGCGGCACCGTCACCAATATCACGTTTCGGCAGCTCGCCGCAGCCGGAGTCGTGGTGACCCTCCACGGAAGGTTCGAGATAATTTCCCTTTCAGGATCGTTGTTGCCCTCGCTTGCGCCACCGGGCGCCACCAGCCTCACTGTATTTTTGGCCGGTGGACAAGGTCAGGTGGTTGGTGGGAATGTTGTTGGAGCCTTAATTGCAGCCGGTCCAGCCATTGTGATAGCTTCCTCTTTCACGAACGTGGCATATGACTCATTTTTTGttacattttag